In Acidimicrobiia bacterium, one DNA window encodes the following:
- a CDS encoding MarR family transcriptional regulator, translating into MGIKKQTLNNELEDEIVTTIFKFMALIRGKKTDSSASELTLAQLHCVIAINDTSPSMAEIANELELSMPTITVTIDKLVKLNYVVRKTDPSDRRVVRVTLTTQGKKITQKMRDQKAEIIKSAISKLSVSDRKKTREVMVSLLGALEEK; encoded by the coding sequence ATGGGTATCAAAAAGCAAACGCTGAATAATGAGCTTGAAGATGAAATTGTAACAACAATTTTTAAATTTATGGCTCTAATTCGGGGTAAGAAAACTGACTCGTCAGCCAGCGAACTAACTTTGGCACAATTGCATTGTGTTATTGCTATTAACGACACTTCACCTTCAATGGCAGAAATTGCGAATGAACTTGAATTATCGATGCCAACAATAACGGTAACAATAGACAAGCTTGTAAAGCTAAATTATGTAGTGCGAAAGACTGATCCGAGCGATAGGCGTGTTGTAAGAGTTACACTTACAACGCAAGGCAAAAAAATAACACAAAAAATGCGAGATCAAAAAGCTGAAATTATTAAGAGTGCAATTTCAAAATTGTCAGTTTCAGATCGTAAAAAGACTCGCGAAGTAATGGTTTCATTGCTTGGCGCTTTAGAGGAAAAATAG
- the panB gene encoding 3-methyl-2-oxobutanoate hydroxymethyltransferase, protein MVSKQKSPSGLFKELSNRKALNGDVPIVVLTAYDAPTTRFAHDADIILVGDSAAMVVMGYESTMSITHNEMLMLVKSVSRTNEKSDNKKPIIADMVWGSYHVSIEKTIESAIELIHAGAHAVKVEGGKKRVEVIKALVNAEIPVVGHIGLTPQSILSLGKYSVCGKDFNDAQSVLADAHSVVDAGVSMLVVECVPDGLSRTITEELNVPVIGIGAGRHVDGQVLVIHDLLGIKDGSKDPTKFVREYAQVENIAKDAVTNFMQDVKSGAFPTSKETYHMSDDLDKYLKSAKAGLVQEISKQDSTLSE, encoded by the coding sequence ATGGTTTCAAAACAAAAATCACCATCGGGACTGTTCAAAGAACTATCTAACCGTAAGGCGCTAAATGGCGATGTACCTATAGTTGTATTGACAGCATATGATGCTCCAACAACCAGATTTGCGCATGATGCTGACATAATTTTAGTGGGCGATAGTGCAGCAATGGTTGTAATGGGTTATGAATCAACCATGTCAATTACACATAACGAAATGTTGATGTTGGTAAAATCTGTTTCTCGCACCAACGAAAAAAGTGATAATAAAAAACCAATAATTGCAGATATGGTGTGGGGCAGCTATCACGTATCTATTGAGAAAACTATTGAGTCAGCAATTGAACTAATACATGCTGGTGCTCACGCAGTAAAAGTTGAAGGTGGTAAAAAACGCGTTGAAGTAATTAAAGCTTTGGTTAATGCAGAAATTCCTGTAGTTGGTCATATTGGTTTAACCCCACAAAGTATTTTATCTCTTGGAAAATATAGTGTTTGCGGTAAAGATTTTAATGATGCTCAATCTGTTTTGGCCGATGCACATAGTGTTGTTGACGCTGGTGTTTCAATGTTGGTTGTTGAATGTGTACCCGATGGTCTAAGTCGAACAATCACAGAAGAGCTAAATGTTCCGGTAATAGGTATTGGAGCAGGTCGCCACGTTGATGGCCAAGTTTTGGTGATACATGATCTATTAGGTATCAAAGATGGTTCTAAGGATCCGACAAAATTCGTCCGAGAGTACGCCCAAGTTGAGAATATTGCAAAAGATGCAGTTACCAACTTTATGCAAGATGTTAAAAGCGGAGCATTTCCTACAAGCAAAGAGACCTATCATATGTCTGATGATTTAGACAAATATCTAAAATCGGCAAAAGCTGGGCTAGTTCAAGAAATATCTAAGCAAGATTCAACCCTTAGTGAATAG
- a CDS encoding DUF5318 family protein, translating to MQAPINPKKNDGEYPHVDYALARRRILRDFRRGILTTLDVCDAHPELIRVATNHPSPTDRDCPICADKDTQNYLVEVSYLYGTKLGKGSGRPVTEYNQLEIADKAGKSFQRYLVEVCISCKWNFLVRREDHN from the coding sequence ATGCAAGCCCCTATAAATCCAAAAAAAAATGATGGGGAATACCCCCACGTTGACTATGCGTTAGCGCGACGACGGATATTGCGAGATTTTCGACGTGGGATTTTAACTACATTAGATGTTTGCGATGCTCACCCTGAATTAATAAGGGTAGCCACTAATCACCCATCGCCAACCGATAGGGATTGCCCAATATGTGCGGATAAAGATACGCAGAACTATTTGGTGGAAGTTAGCTATTTATACGGCACAAAACTTGGTAAGGGAAGCGGTAGACCAGTAACAGAATACAATCAACTTGAAATTGCAGATAAAGCAGGAAAATCTTTCCAACGCTACCTTGTAGAAGTATGTATATCGTGTAAATGGAACTTCTTAGTTAGACGTGAAGATCATAACTAA